Proteins from a genomic interval of Cydia amplana chromosome 8, ilCydAmpl1.1, whole genome shotgun sequence:
- the LOC134650590 gene encoding flexible cuticle protein 12-like produces MKLLVLCCLVASAFAAPAAPSFNPADVQILRYDNDVNADGFRYAVEQSDGYRNEAQGTLVKAGEELVLAVKGVFSFVIDGVTYTVNYTADENGYQPTIEQGPGGAVPPGVVASLLG; encoded by the exons ATGAAACTG TTAGTCCTATGCTGTTTGGTGGCATCGGCCTTCGCCGCACCCGCCGCTCCAAGCTTCAACCCCGCGGACGTGCAGATCTTGCGATACGACAATGATGTCAATGCGGATGGCTTTAGATACGC GGTCGAGCAATCCGACGGCTACAGGAACGAGGCCCAAGGCACGCTCGTCAAAGCCGGCGAGGAATTGGTGTTGGCCGTCAAGGGGGTGTTCTCCTTCGTCATTGACGGCGTCACCTATACCGTCAACTACACGGCTGACGAGAATGGATACCAGCCCACCATTGAACAGGGGCCAGGAGGCGCCGTTCCTCCGGGAGTCGTTGCTTCTCTGCTTGGCTAA
- the LOC134650491 gene encoding endocuticle structural glycoprotein ABD-5-like, protein RTAGFLLNSEKCECFVKLVPHGLYCFQFVVFALVAVAGVAAQQRVPRQNIVRSVINLLRSTSDNDGLGNYNFAYEQDNGQKQEEQGTLKNAGTDNEALSVKGSYAWVGPDGVTYNVNYVADENGYQPTIEQGPGGGVPPGVVASLLG, encoded by the exons AGGACGGCCGGTTTTTTACTTAACAGTGAAAAGTGCGAGTGTTTTGTGAAACTAGTTCCTCATGGATTGTATTGTTTTCAGTTCGTCGTCTTCGCTTTGGTCGCAGTGGCGGGCGTCGCGGCGCAGCAAAGGGTTCCACGACAAAACATTGTTCGATCTGTGATCAACCTTTTGCGGTCTACTTCGGATAACGACGGACTCGGAAATTATAACTTTGC ATATGAACAAGACAACGGACAGAAACAGGAAGAGCAGGGTACACTGAAGAACGCTGGAACAGACAACGAGGCGCTTTCCGTAAAGGGCTCATACGCGTGGGTGGGTCCCGATGGCGTGACCTACAACGTGAACTACGTCGCTGATGAGAACGGTTACCAGCCCACCATCGAGCAGGGTCCCGGAGGTGGCGTGCCCCCTGGTGTTGTCGCTTCGCTGCTGGGTTAG